Proteins from a single region of Allocatelliglobosispora scoriae:
- a CDS encoding helix-turn-helix domain-containing protein has product MEHEARVALGKGLRGLREPAFTQQTLALAINYSRSTVANVETARQRVPREFWIACDAVLATDGLLTRAHDDMERSRQDRQRAAAAIGFRQQGLVDSPPGRGQHLVHPSVTGGQAFHAPDVDQIAAIVWTLAAADTAGLDRSTIADALADLTDLSHAYGVQHRSVTIAQGAQTFAELQTLLKQAPRRTDRSDVHLAMALTSALMASAAFDLSHAAAATRLVRAARLFADQCGEPAVLAWVLGLTASFHNWQGRPSQALRETERGLALPIGTAARFRLVHIAARSQALLGNNDGVADLLRTDADLDLSAADPVEQFAGEFAFGAGRAAACAGAAWLDLGDGTAAAGALRHAIRWYRDSTDTAQAPLLGAQLDLVSAHVLADRPDAALQALSQITQPGVQHQIAVVRARSGALQQRIRSRPWRDSSQAQQLGDALQQWDDETRADLEPVAG; this is encoded by the coding sequence GTGGAACACGAGGCCCGGGTCGCTCTCGGCAAGGGCTTGCGCGGTCTGCGCGAGCCGGCCTTCACCCAGCAGACCCTCGCGTTGGCGATCAACTATTCGCGGTCGACCGTGGCGAATGTGGAAACCGCCCGGCAGCGGGTGCCGCGGGAGTTCTGGATCGCCTGCGACGCGGTGCTGGCCACGGATGGTCTGCTCACGCGGGCGCACGATGACATGGAGCGGTCCCGGCAGGACCGGCAACGAGCCGCCGCTGCCATCGGCTTCCGGCAGCAAGGCCTGGTGGACTCTCCGCCCGGTCGCGGGCAGCACCTGGTGCACCCATCGGTGACCGGCGGCCAGGCCTTCCACGCACCCGACGTCGATCAGATCGCGGCGATTGTGTGGACGCTGGCGGCGGCGGATACGGCTGGGCTGGACCGGTCGACCATCGCGGATGCGCTGGCGGATCTCACCGATCTGTCCCATGCCTACGGAGTGCAGCACCGCTCGGTCACGATCGCCCAGGGTGCGCAGACGTTCGCCGAGCTGCAAACGCTTCTCAAGCAGGCTCCCCGGCGCACCGATCGGTCGGACGTTCACCTGGCGATGGCGTTGACGTCGGCGCTGATGGCGTCAGCGGCGTTCGACCTGTCCCATGCGGCTGCGGCGACTCGGCTGGTCCGCGCTGCGCGGTTGTTCGCGGACCAGTGCGGTGAACCGGCGGTGCTCGCGTGGGTACTGGGCTTGACCGCGTCGTTCCACAACTGGCAGGGCCGACCCTCGCAGGCGCTGCGCGAGACTGAGCGCGGTCTCGCCCTGCCGATCGGGACCGCGGCACGGTTCCGGCTGGTACACATCGCCGCCCGGTCGCAGGCGCTGCTGGGCAACAACGACGGCGTCGCAGATCTCCTCCGGACGGACGCAGACCTGGACCTCTCGGCGGCGGATCCGGTCGAGCAGTTCGCCGGCGAGTTCGCGTTCGGCGCCGGGCGAGCCGCCGCCTGCGCGGGAGCCGCGTGGCTCGACTTGGGCGACGGCACCGCGGCAGCGGGAGCGCTGCGGCACGCGATCCGCTGGTATCGCGACTCCACGGACACTGCCCAGGCGCCCTTGCTGGGCGCCCAGCTGGACCTCGTTTCCGCGCACGTGCTGGCCGACCGGCCCGATGCTGCCCTCCAGGCGCTGTCTCAGATCACGCAGCCGGGGGTCCAGCACCAGATCGCCGTCGTACGAGCCCGCTCCGGTGCGTTGCAGCAGCGCATCCGATCCCGCCCATGGCGAGACTCCAGCCAAGCTCAGCAACTGGGGGACGCGCTGCAGCAGTGGGATGACGAGACGCGCGCTGATCTAGAGCCGGTGGCGGGCTAG
- a CDS encoding radical SAM protein: MPTILGTPVVPPRNPETTGPVVFGAGHHFALKPGESLDDLVAASKAPLSVILQVTKRCNFDCSFCSETLQLPDPTLAQLDTIRGNLAGAQRVFLSGGEPLLRRDFGDIVDMYQGFILGIPTNATRGLQHAQRMAGKVAYVNVGLEGPRSTTNRVRGDYDEVMAGVRAFQQAGIPLSLSAVVYRSTLDALPFTCQIADVLGAGKVKMILPLRKGNALDLAENEFITEAEANQTFDRLTNLRMVHDWRPALRMTVWNEHTEGHMILVEVNGNASAWPVYDGKDLLEPLGNVLEEPITQIWQRYRFKRNHYAKYLGASIKTVEHTGAGDAQLH; this comes from the coding sequence ATGCCCACGATCCTCGGGACCCCCGTCGTCCCGCCGCGTAACCCGGAAACCACTGGCCCGGTCGTCTTCGGCGCTGGGCATCATTTCGCCCTCAAACCCGGCGAGTCCCTCGACGACCTGGTCGCGGCGTCGAAGGCGCCACTGTCGGTGATCTTGCAGGTAACGAAGCGGTGCAACTTCGACTGCTCGTTCTGCTCCGAGACGCTGCAGCTGCCCGACCCGACCCTGGCCCAGCTCGACACGATCCGGGGGAATCTCGCGGGAGCGCAGCGGGTGTTCCTGTCCGGCGGTGAACCGCTGCTGCGTCGGGACTTCGGCGACATCGTGGACATGTACCAGGGATTCATCCTCGGCATCCCGACCAACGCGACCCGCGGTCTGCAGCATGCCCAACGCATGGCTGGGAAGGTCGCCTACGTGAACGTCGGCTTGGAAGGGCCGCGCTCGACGACCAACCGGGTGCGGGGTGACTACGACGAGGTGATGGCCGGGGTGCGGGCGTTCCAGCAGGCGGGTATCCCGCTGTCGCTGTCGGCGGTGGTGTACCGCTCCACCCTGGACGCACTGCCGTTCACGTGCCAGATCGCCGACGTGCTCGGCGCGGGCAAGGTCAAGATGATCCTGCCCTTGCGCAAGGGCAACGCCCTGGACCTCGCGGAGAACGAGTTCATCACCGAGGCGGAGGCGAACCAGACCTTCGACCGGCTGACGAACCTACGCATGGTCCACGACTGGCGGCCGGCGCTGCGGATGACGGTGTGGAACGAGCACACCGAGGGGCACATGATCCTGGTGGAGGTCAACGGCAACGCCAGCGCATGGCCGGTCTACGACGGCAAGGACCTCCTCGAACCCCTCGGCAACGTCCTGGAAGAACCGATCACGCAGATCTGGCAGCGGTACCGGTTCAAGCGCAACCACTACGCGAAATACCTCGGCGCCAGCATCAAGACCGTCGAGCACACCGGGGCCGGCGATGCGCAGCTTCACTAA
- a CDS encoding helix-turn-helix domain-containing protein yields MVSEDEVRIAREALGVALTAARKAAGLSQHSLARAINYGRSSVANVETGRQNAPRRFWQDCDQILNTGTRLTGEHALVDSLANRYRSQITAAVFAAKRDAVSGTRHPANAAPCACRTPDRSDQDPYATAKPSREIDPRLPVSETEEMLRRTVITALATVVTGQASEGITALTVDGGGLRSPAAVDGWHEAVWEYGYAYFTTPRQDLLLDLVGDFTTIIDQMRRSSAADRRQLAGPAAHLGALTAKACTDLGYARESRHAWRHARRLADESGDESIRSWVRGHESVGGLYQNRPLPVVLELALRGLATTPDSPTAGRIELLGGKAQTLAMMGHHEAALAALDETRTMFNALPDEVRSLTESVFGWPEQSLRHTESFVLTHSGRIRDAYTAQDRALQLYPAAQIVSHCQIRLHRAYCLIREGHITEGITQADGAVSRLPTHRRKRIALTVAARVVEAVPLREQRRPQVVQYRELLQTSAD; encoded by the coding sequence GTGGTCAGCGAGGATGAGGTACGCATTGCGCGGGAGGCGTTGGGTGTGGCGCTCACAGCCGCGCGCAAGGCCGCCGGGCTCAGCCAGCACAGCCTGGCCCGTGCGATCAACTACGGTCGCAGCTCCGTGGCGAACGTCGAGACGGGCAGGCAGAACGCCCCCCGACGGTTCTGGCAGGACTGCGACCAGATCCTCAACACCGGGACCCGGCTCACCGGCGAGCACGCCCTCGTCGACTCCCTGGCCAACCGGTACCGGTCTCAGATCACAGCAGCGGTCTTTGCGGCGAAGAGAGACGCCGTCAGCGGCACACGACACCCGGCGAACGCCGCCCCCTGCGCATGTCGGACGCCAGACCGGTCAGACCAGGATCCGTACGCCACAGCGAAGCCCAGCCGGGAGATCGACCCCCGGCTCCCAGTGAGTGAGACTGAAGAAATGTTGCGACGAACGGTTATCACCGCACTAGCGACTGTTGTGACCGGACAAGCGTCCGAAGGGATCACCGCGCTGACAGTCGACGGCGGCGGCCTCCGGTCGCCCGCCGCAGTGGACGGCTGGCATGAAGCCGTTTGGGAGTACGGCTACGCCTACTTCACCACCCCACGCCAGGACCTACTCCTTGACCTGGTCGGCGACTTCACCACGATAATCGACCAGATGCGCCGGTCCTCGGCCGCGGACCGCCGCCAACTCGCCGGACCCGCCGCCCACCTCGGCGCTCTCACCGCCAAGGCATGCACCGACCTCGGCTACGCCCGTGAATCACGTCACGCCTGGCGGCACGCCCGCCGCCTCGCCGACGAATCCGGCGACGAGTCCATCCGCTCCTGGGTGCGAGGACATGAGTCCGTCGGCGGCCTATATCAGAACAGGCCGCTGCCAGTCGTCCTCGAACTCGCCCTCCGCGGCCTCGCCACCACACCAGACTCCCCCACCGCCGGCCGGATCGAACTGCTCGGCGGCAAAGCACAGACCCTGGCCATGATGGGGCACCACGAAGCCGCGCTAGCCGCCCTCGACGAAACGCGAACGATGTTCAACGCACTGCCCGACGAAGTCCGCTCCCTCACCGAATCCGTATTCGGTTGGCCCGAACAGTCCCTACGCCATACCGAATCGTTCGTGCTCACCCACAGCGGCCGCATCCGCGACGCCTACACGGCCCAGGACCGAGCACTCCAGCTCTACCCAGCGGCCCAGATCGTCAGCCACTGCCAGATCAGGCTCCACCGCGCCTATTGCCTCATCCGCGAAGGACACATCACCGAAGGCATCACTCAGGCCGATGGCGCCGTCAGCCGACTGCCCACCCACCGCCGGAAACGAATCGCGCTCACCGTCGCCGCCCGCGTCGTCGAAGCCGTCCCCCTCCGCGAACAGCGACGCCCGCAAGTCGTGCAGTACCGCGAACTGCTCCAGACATCCGCCGACTGA
- a CDS encoding NAD-dependent epimerase/dehydratase family protein, translating to MTDNGQVRILVLGGTQFLGRAIVQAAVNRRWEVVTFNRGQAAPDVSGVTAVRGDRNVGADTARLARLGEFDAVIDCTAFVPVNTLGIARLLEPVCQRYVLVSTVSIYADWPVRPLTEASPRLDCPPDAGPGYGPDDVEDGPTRYGRLKAGCEVAVEEAFGLGRSAVLRPGVVLGPGEYVGRLPWWLSRIQAGGAVVAPGAPGRFIQPVDVRDVADFALHTIRAEVSGAFNVAAPSGTVTFAQLLEACRDVTGSDARLVWVDDEELVAAGVRQWSELPLWRTHEGVWQLDAARALGSGLTCRPVQHTVHDTWQWMRDAPPTAGHERSAELGLTRAHEQQLLARHRL from the coding sequence GTGACGGACAATGGCCAGGTGCGCATCCTCGTCCTTGGTGGGACACAGTTTCTGGGCCGAGCGATAGTCCAGGCAGCCGTGAACCGGCGCTGGGAGGTGGTCACGTTCAACCGGGGTCAGGCTGCTCCGGACGTCAGCGGTGTCACCGCGGTACGCGGCGACCGCAACGTCGGAGCGGATACCGCGAGGCTGGCCCGGCTGGGCGAGTTCGATGCGGTGATCGACTGCACCGCCTTCGTGCCTGTCAACACCCTAGGGATTGCCCGGCTGCTGGAGCCGGTGTGCCAGCGGTACGTGCTGGTGTCGACGGTCAGTATCTACGCCGATTGGCCCGTCCGGCCGCTGACCGAGGCGTCGCCGCGGCTGGACTGCCCGCCAGATGCCGGTCCGGGATACGGGCCTGATGATGTGGAGGACGGGCCGACCCGGTACGGCCGGTTGAAAGCCGGGTGCGAGGTCGCGGTCGAGGAGGCCTTCGGCCTGGGGCGGTCGGCGGTTCTGCGGCCGGGTGTGGTGCTAGGTCCTGGTGAGTATGTGGGCAGGTTGCCGTGGTGGCTGTCGCGGATCCAAGCTGGTGGTGCTGTCGTCGCCCCCGGTGCGCCCGGCCGTTTCATCCAGCCGGTCGACGTCCGCGACGTGGCCGACTTCGCGCTGCACACGATCCGCGCCGAGGTCAGCGGCGCGTTCAACGTCGCGGCGCCGTCGGGGACCGTCACCTTCGCTCAGCTGCTGGAGGCATGTCGCGACGTCACTGGGTCCGACGCCAGGCTGGTCTGGGTCGATGACGAGGAGCTGGTGGCGGCCGGTGTGCGGCAGTGGTCGGAGCTTCCGCTGTGGCGGACCCACGAGGGAGTGTGGCAGCTCGACGCCGCACGCGCGCTCGGCAGCGGGTTGACCTGCCGGCCTGTCCAGCACACGGTGCACGACACCTGGCAGTGGATGCGCGACGCCCCGCCTACGGCAGGGCATGAACGCTCCGCCGAGCTAGGCCTGACGCGCGCCCACGAACAGCAGCTGCTAGCCCGCCACCGGCTCTAG
- a CDS encoding GNAT family N-acetyltransferase, whose amino-acid sequence MPHQSTISIASGPSALERLDELTDLYLEVYAEPPYNSGPLWHKDAFLNRTHNQAAREGFTLVTADDHDGTLCGFTFGLTIDAGKWWANSLTEPPEQIRAAAKFAVIELVVRRPHRERGLGRTLLTTLLNTRTEPYAILSAMPSAPARDIYEHWGWHHIATSQPNDDAPMLDTMMLQLTPTS is encoded by the coding sequence ATGCCACACCAGAGCACGATCTCCATCGCCAGCGGCCCATCCGCCCTCGAACGGCTCGACGAACTCACCGACCTGTACTTGGAGGTGTACGCGGAACCGCCCTACAACTCCGGGCCGCTGTGGCACAAGGACGCGTTCCTCAACCGCACGCACAACCAGGCCGCACGGGAGGGGTTCACCCTCGTCACCGCCGACGACCACGACGGCACGCTCTGCGGATTCACCTTCGGACTCACCATCGACGCGGGAAAATGGTGGGCCAACTCCCTCACCGAACCGCCCGAACAGATCCGCGCCGCAGCGAAGTTCGCCGTCATCGAACTCGTCGTCCGCAGGCCACACCGCGAGCGCGGACTGGGACGGACACTGCTCACGACCCTGCTCAACACCCGCACCGAGCCATACGCCATTCTCAGCGCCATGCCTTCGGCGCCGGCTCGCGACATCTACGAACACTGGGGGTGGCACCACATCGCCACATCACAGCCCAACGACGACGCCCCCATGCTCGACACGATGATGCTCCAACTGACTCCGACCTCCTGA